ACTGGAtttatgtactgtagtctgcctgtTTTAGAGAAGTTAAACATTCTGTCCCATCATTCTGTCCTTTATTTCTGCAGTCTTTTGACTGGCTTACTTCAAGTTGTACCAAAAATATTTGTTGCTGTGTATTGTCAGTGTAGCTTAGCCTAGTCCAATATTTGAGTACAAGCTCTCCCTCTAGACAACAGGAGATAAAAATGCAATATTTTGATGATCACTTTCCAAAGACAAACTTATTTTTTAATTTGACTAAGGCTCTCCCTGCTCAGCTTTAAAGTGACAGCGCAAATATCCAAATAGAAAGGGATGGGAAGAAGGGAGATCAGGGGTATTGTCCCCCTGTATAAAGTTAATATATTTGAGTGGTGTTTAGGTTTGAATGGTAGTGGTTATATGATATCAGTGGGTGCTTGCCCGCAATAATCTTTCCTGTTTCTCTACGTTTCCCCCTATGATGATATGGCGGACTGTGTTGTGATCCTTTCTAGACTGGTGTATCTGCTTTGGCAGCAGTTTGGGCTGTAGTCAGGCATTCAGTAGTCGGGTAGGGGCTGTCCGTTTTAGTTTTTCTACCAATCTTTAGCCATGAAATAAAAAGCTTGAACCAAAGTTGTTTTCTCACTAGCTGCTGTGCCTGTGTGCTCGCGCAAGTTGCTGTTCACACGATCACTATCCTACACATTACTACTGACAAGTTTTCTTCTCTTATACCCACCTATTTTAATCCTTTTGGCATCCCCCGCCTCTAACCCACTTCTAAGGAACAAGGACCTGCACGTTTTCTTCTTCTAGCTTTCTAACCACATCCTGTTAGCAGCTCTCAGGTCACGTGGTTGAAGCCCTCCTTCCTCTCATCGCCCAACTATCTTTACTGTGGGGGCTCATCCCCTGTCAGCACCAGTAAAGATGTTAGCCCTGTGCCGCCCTTATCGAGCTGCCCCTTTCGTAAACAACAACCCCACACAACAATAGTGTTCTTCTATCGGCCCTAACGTAACCAGATGAATGACTGCCTAGTTTGAAAAAGCAGAGACATCTCTACGCTAATACATTTTTATGTGCTCCTTTTCTAATCGTGAATTACTTTGACGGAATACCTCAGCATCACTTAAACATTAGGTTCACTTTAAGAAATCTCACACCCGTAGAATATTGTAGAATGTACaagtcagtggaggctggtggggggagctataggaggatgggttcattgtaatgtctggaatggaatcaatggaacggtatcaaacatataAATAATATGGAAACCGCgtgtttgactctgttccatcgAATCCATTCCAGCCATTCCAATGAggccgtcctcctatagctcctcccaccagcctccactggtacaaGTACTGAATGGCTTTGCCATTTAAAAATAAACAAAAGAGTAATCGTTATCTAAAACTAGGACAAACTACTACTGCTATTTTCTAGTACTACTACTTATGGGGTATTTCCAGGTTTGAACAGGTTTGACATTATTTTGTGATCCTTGCCAAAGCAGCGAAAGCCTTTCTCTCTGCGGCTGGGTTGATGTCTCGATGCTGCTCACTTCACTGGTTTTCTGTCCTTGAGGTCATGGCAGGCCGAATGGGACTTGTAGTCCTATTTGTAGTGCTGTTTGTAGTCGTGAACCATTGGCCATCGGCAACATGGGAAGTTACTGAAATATTTATCTGAGGAACGACTAAAGGATtagagataaatatatatatacaacttATGTAAGATattcatattttatatttgaactAGTATGTTATCAAGACTGAATGTAATGTTTTGTCATGCttataaaaaaaaaacttaaaaaaaaaacatttttattaatGTCAAGACCAAAAACTTTGACCCTTGGTGCGTGATTTGCGGACACCTGTGCCCATTACATGTGTGGGTGTGGTCTCTTGAGTGAGAGAGGCTTGCTGTGGTGCTTCAATCGGACAGTCCCTGCTTGTGCAGTTGCTAGGGGAACAAACAGACTGATGCGCCTGATCTTaatctttatttttttttgtCTGGTTGTTTGGTTTACtatggatttgatttgatgtgctgTTTTTAACAAtcatttgaatgttttttttttattacttATGCCTTTAATTGTTTTGTATAGCATGAGAGGGCAAGATCACTGTCTTTCTAGGTTTGACAAAAGATTAACATTGACATTTATGCCTTATTGTTATTTAGAAGACAAGCATTGTAGCATATTGTTGTTTGTGCGACAGTGTATGAGAGTAATCTAGTGAGAGAGGCTACCTCCTCGCTAGCTTTTGTGTTTAGCTAGCTCAGTCAGTGCATAGGTATTTGCTGAAAATCTACAGTGTATTTTAGGCATCATTTGGGAGAGTGCTGTTCTGTCGCGGTTATGTTGCTACCTATGATTTTAGGGGTGACTCATACAGGTCGGAATACCTATAGAAAAGCTTTACAAATAACTGAACTCcagcagaggtgtgtgtgtgtgtgtgcgcgtgcgtgtgtgtgcgtgagcgtgcgtgtgtgtgtgattgagagaAGGGAGTGCTGACTGCAGACCATGATGGTGCGTTTGTTTTCAGTTTACAGAGAAAGATGAGATTATGATAAAATCATTGAAGGGAAGAAGGGGATGATAATATTGAATAGGTGTTTTTAACAATCATTTTAATTTCCTCTGAGTATAAGACTTGTGAAGTTGTGGATCTCTGGTTCGTCTGATGCTCTAGAAGTGGATCTGTGTTGATGCATGTGGTCTACCCTCCTGTGTGGTGGGTGTAAAGGGAAAGTGCAGAACGGCACCAGTAAATCTGGGGTAACTAACTGGGTTAAGGGAGCTGTTGTATACCTCATTTTTAACTCGAGACTAAGTGAAACCTGCTTTAATCTACTttagaaataaaaaaatgtaaagctgaatATTATAATAAACATAAACATCAAGGTCCTGTCAGAGAAGCCTACAGATGTCCGTTTTTAGTGTCCAGTGTCAGTTGCAGCCACCGGGGGGAGACACGCACCAGTACCAGAATGTCTGCTTATTTTTTTATAATATTTTTTTACAAGAGCATTAACCATCAGTCTCCCTAAACACACTGGCCTCTCAGACCTCAACCTCCAATTGTCTCATAAGGCTGAAAGTATTATCCACATTTTTATTTGGTTTTACCTCTGAAATATTTACCAATAGTATGTACTTGATTTACCCCTCCATTCTGTTTTCTATGATTTGACAATCCTGCCCTATTTTATTCTAATTTAGATTCTGAATGtagatgttggtgtgtgtgtgtctgttcaccTGGTGGCACTCTGTCTTGATGTgctctctttctttcctgtgggAACGTTAACCAAAGACTTCTAAAGTGATTGTATATGGACTACAccatctctcacccctctctgcctCACTATCCCATGAGACACACATTCAGCTGTGCACACCTGTAAAGTCAATACACCTATATGGCAGAGCTGTGTGTGCACCGTGGACACAACTGGTACCTGTAGCAGTGCCTGTGGATGGGGATAGGTTGAGTGTGGAGGGGCAAAGTGGGCTTCTCTGATGGACAGGTCAATTAACCAATCCCGTGGTGGCTGGGTGATGTTTGTTAATACACACTGAGGGTTGATCCTGTGCACACTGTTTATGCTCAGGACTCactgtctcggtctgtctgtagAACTGTTGCTAGGACACACATGTTCAAAGACTGTCACGAAAATACACTGTTTCTGCCTCTTGGGTACAGTGTGTCTGTTTGGCTCCAAGTCAATGCATTGTAGTTGCCAGGACACATTGTCTCTAGGATACACATTCTCTGGTTCTAGGgtactgtttctgtctctctgtctcatcacCGTTTTCTTTCTTACATTCCCTCCCTCATTTCTTATTATGTTTCTCGATTCTCTCTGTTCAGCTTTGACACTATGCATCATGGTCCTTCACTCTGCATGGCCTGTGTCCAATTGGCTAAACTCTTTGGCCAATGGGGTCCCAGGGAAGCTTTGTTTGATGCTTTATTCCAAGTGGGGAGTTGTAGGATCTCACAAGCATTATCCCAATGCAAAAATATCCAAATATTTAATGTTTTACAAACGCAGATACCAAAGATAACTCTCTGTCCtgtcactcgctctctctctcccttcctctcaccctgcAGCTTGTGTATTAAGAGACAACCCCAGCACTGGCTTTAGTTCTAGCCTCAGTAATTCCAAAGCATAGATGTATATTTTGGTATATTTCTGAGAAACCTAAATGAAAAACTTCTCGTTTGTTTGGTGTATCGCTCTTTTTCTGTCACAGCATGGAACTAATTGCAGAACTGTCTTACACTTGGTAGGTTAAAGATATAGTATTTTTGTATGTTTTGGGTGTGTCAAATTATGTGTGTGATCATATCAGTCAACACGGCCCAAGTGACcatggtttaaaaaaatatataaaaaacaaTATAAGGTAAACCTGTACATATTACTTCTGTTTGTGGATTTTTGAGAAATGCATTCTGTAAAATAAGTTTGGGCTAAACTAAAGGAATGTGTCCACTGTATCGTCCCAGACTGTAGTCTTTCCTCTGAATAATCTCCGTCTTGTCACTCTAGAACTCTGGGAGCCACGCTGTCGTTGTGACGCGCGGTTCTACCGTTCCAGTTTGGACTAGAACACTGCTCACTATGGACACATGCCTCAGATCCGACTACGAAACGCCCCCTCCAGACATGGCGGGTGGTGGCATATAGAACTGAAAGATTGTGTAGAACATTTTAAAGTATGTGAATCAGGACACATGGTAGATTTGATGCATTTGTCTGCtgtattttatttgtttatatatatatatatatatatatatatataaacaatattTTACTGTAACTGTACAGTTCTCTTTAGTTGTAAACATCATTAAACCATTTTCCAAGTGTTTTAACATTGGAACGTGTACTGTGTCTTTTATTATGTTCAAAATATCAACATTACCACATACAGCCATAAAGGGCACAGAAAGCAGTCAATAAACTTAACAAATGACATGATAATACACATAGATAAGATATGCACACGTTTCTGCTGATTTGTAACATGCAATAACAGAGCAGGGAGTTGAGCTCAGGAGTAGAACACTGCTATAGCTAGAAAGCAGATAACCTATGCTGTTATCTTCAGAGATATAAGCTGACTGGGGGATCAGTGGAGGGGAGATCTGCCAATGGagtaaacagctgcctctgtgcCGAGGGCTGACTGGGGGATCAGTGGAGGGGAGATCTGCCAATGGagtaaacagctgcctctgtgcCGAGGGCTGACTGGGGGATCAGTGGAGGGGAGATCTGCCAATGGagtaaacagctgcctctgtgcCGAGGGCTGACTGGGGGATCAGTGGAGGGGAGATCTGCCAATGGagtaaacagctgcctctgtgcCGAGGGCTGACTGGGGGATCAGTGGAGCGGAGATCTGCCAATGGagtaaacagctgcctctgtgcCGAGGGCTGACTGGGGGATCAGTGGAGGGGAGATCTGCCAATGGagtaaacagctgcctctgtgcCGAGGGCTGACTGGGGGATCAGTGGAGGGGAGATCTGCCAATGGAGTAAACAGCTGCCCCTGTGCCGAGGACTGACTGGGGGATCAGTGGAGGGGAGATCTGCCAATGGagtaaacagctgcctctgtgcCGAGGGCTGACTGGGGGATCAGTGGAGGGGAGATCTGCCAATGGagtaaacagctgcctctgtgcCGAGGGTTGACTGGGTCAGATCAGTTTGGAGGTGGTGGCAGGGCGGAGGGCCGGGTCTGAGTCTGGGTGTTTGCACTGAGAGGCTGGGGGACCTTGGCTTTCTTGTCCTTCTTGCGAGTCTGTGAGAAGAGAGAACCCACAGGAAGAATGTGTAGGTTAATAGCCATCAGGAGCTTTTCTACAGATTAAGTTGGACAACAACATTTCACTTGTGTTGCCCTAGTTTTGTCATGTAAGTTTGATAGCAGTTTTATGACATGCTGATGACTATCCACAGTATAGTATATGGATGGCAGAGTAGAGATTTCATCTTTCCATCTCTCAAATGTACATAACCTATAGATTTTCAATGTTCTATGTCACAATACCAGTAAATGCAGATATGTAGTTCACATGACTCAGCACAGGGGGCTGAGTCATGTGTTTTGTTCACTACATGTGACTCTTACCCTCCCCTTGGACTCGATCACCTGGTAGGCCTCACTCCCATCATCTTTTATCTGGAGAGCCTAGAAAACAAAACACGTTTTATGGTATTGGTCAATGAATAAAGCGCCCCTGGGATGGAAGGCTTGCAGAAGTGGATGAACCTGCATTTAGGATCACAGTGTTCTGCAACATCTCAGAATTGGAACACGTTTATAAGCCTGTGGTATATAAGAAGTAGTCCTTACCTGGTATGTGTCGCTACTAGCTTCCTGTCTGCGCTTCTAAGAGGGACAACCACAAACATGAACGCATTAAAAAGACTGTGCTCAGAATTATAACACGGCCTCTCTCACACGCTAGTCATAATAGCCCTCTCACTCACCCGTCTAGTAGCTGCAGTCTGGTCAGTTCTTAGATCCTCATAGTCGTCAGCAATAGCACCCGTCAGGAGTTCCTTTacaaaaacatacagtaccagtcaaactttggacatacctactcgttcaagggtttaATAAATtgtttctattttctacattgcagaataatagtgaagatatcaaaactatgaaataacacatatggaatcatgtagtaaccaaaaaagtgttaaacaaatcaaaatatattttatatttgagattcttcaaagtagccaccctttgccttgatgacagctttgcacactctcatttcaagaactttgaaagtttctcaagtgcagtcgcaaaaaccatcaagcacggatgaatctggctctcatgaggaccgccacaggaaaggaagacccagagttacctctgctgcagaggataagttcattagaggtaccagcctcagaaattgcaggccaaataaatgcttcagagttcaagtaacagacacatcaactgttcagaggagactgtgaatcaggccttcatggtcgaattgctgcattagaaaccactactaaaggacaccaataataataagagatttgcttgggccaagaaacacgagcaatggacattagaatggtggaaatctgtcctttggtctgatgagtccaaatttgagatttttggctccaaccaccgtgtctttgtgaaacgcagagtaggcgaatagatgatctctgcatgtgtggttcccaccgtgaaacatggaggtggtgtggggatgctttgctggtgacactgtcagtgatttatttagaattcaaggcacacttaaccagcatggctacaacagcgatacgccatcccatctggtttgtgcttagtggactatcatttgtttttcaacaggataatgaccaaacacacctccaggctgtgtaagggctatttgaccaaggaggagagtgatggagtgttgcatcagatgacctggcctccacaatcacccgacctctacccaattgagatggttttggatgagttgggccgcagagtgaaggaaatccagtcaataagtgctcagcatatgtgggaactccttcaagactgttggaaaagcattccaggtgaagctggttgagagaatactaTGAAGagagtctgcaaagctgtcatcaaggcaaagggtggctactttgaagaatctaaaatataaactagatttagatttgtttaacacgtttttggttactacatgattccatgtgttatttcatagttttgatgtcttcactattattctacaaagtagaaacagtaaaaataaagaaaaacccttgaatgagaaggtgtgtccaaacttttgaccggtactgtacatTCAGAATGTCAGTACCATGTCCATGatgccactacacacacacacacacacacacacacacacacaacacacacacacacacacacacagtatgggaCATTGTAGCTCACTGCATATGTGGAGTCCTCCACAGGTGCAGTTACAGACTTGCCCCActgtagacagagagaagaggggaggagcagaAACAAGGAGTGGATAACACTGTTCTACATCCATTTCTATGTATTCAATTGAACGATAACACGCCTCTGTAACATGTGCACTAACTCATCCTCACTGTATACACTTAAATAACTAGTACCTCATCATTGCTAGACAATGGAAGGCATTACCCACCTGTATTGTGACTCACCTTCACTTTGAAGAATAGAACGGTGGTGATGATGGAGTAGAGAATCAGGACTCCGTCCAGTATGTAG
Above is a genomic segment from Oncorhynchus nerka isolate Pitt River linkage group LG1, Oner_Uvic_2.0, whole genome shotgun sequence containing:
- the LOC115116053 gene encoding high affinity immunoglobulin epsilon receptor subunit gamma-like, translated to MTITWRTGVMLMLMFFSSAEASLNEPVICYILDGVLILYSIITTVLFFKVKWGKSVTAPVEDSTYAELLTGAIADDYEDLRTDQTAATRRKRRQEASSDTYQALQIKDDGSEAYQVIESKGRTRKKDKKAKVPQPLSANTQTQTRPSALPPPPN